The segment tgatctagcttgaaatccgttcttttcatctttaattttcatatacattcctctcatgtctccctcctttgctagttcctcaatttgagtaatcttggacttttcccattcccgttttttctttcttacaacttttgtggcccttcttcttgcttcattgtattgctgtctagtgttcctggtttctctctgtagcattatcattcgggcattgttcttctcttctatagtttgtctgcattcatcatcataccaccctattttctcgttcttttgtttaaatccaactacctcttctgctgttcttttgatagcatgctttattattttgcagttttcttgtttcaatgtattaaataaaaaaaaaaagtcatgataCTAAAAAAGAATTGAAATAAAGTAGCAAAGCTAATAGGTTAGAGCCATTAAtgcatttgtttatgtttttgtcaTGTTCAGTTTTTTCCTTGACAGAATTTGTCCATTTTGAGATGATCTCACATAGTTGTAGTGGGTCAAAATTATCTATCTTGTTTAGTGATGCTCATTTAATAAGactataaatgtttgttttacatgtttcggatgttccttcagagttgaagatagtttacttcttagtccaaacctcccgcaggacgacgggggatgggagcgggcaggatttgaaccctcgaccatcgataaatccgaacgacagtctagcgcgcaaacctcacaaccaggcagccatccttataCAACTATACAAGTACAAGTGTCataaattgtattttcttttgaacttttaaagtgtttaattcatacaagaaaaataatgtgacTTCCCTTTCCTAGGTTTTTCAGATAGTTTTCCCCTCAAAAAAGCCTACTGCCTACAATGACAACTAGGTATGGATGGGCTACCTGGTCCTTTTGACTTTTTTACTTATATAATTTACTTTTCATGAGCAAGCATAACAAATACCACATACATCTATTTACAAACCAAAGTAATAACCTTCTGACATTGTTAATGGCAAGGGACTATCATGAGAACCTGAGCTAGAAATTTCCTATTATCAGAATGCAATGTCAAACAACTAAGCAAATTTATTTCTGAAAGTTACAATCAAATATTTGTTAGTAATAGGGCAGTCTTACCTTCTGTGTGCTTCAACATAGCTTGTAAAACTTTGTTGTCtttttcaaatttctagaaatcaaaatgaaaggttttttttaaccaattataattttttaaataaggtttATTGTACATCCACTCCCCtcattaaagtattttaaaaatttgcccttccatctagaccaggggtgggcaaattatggCCAGCAGGCCACATGCAGCCCACCGGAGCATTTTATGCCGCCTGCTGACACCCAAAAACATTATATATGTCCACataatgtgtaaaaatataatgattttaaaaatctatttaaattattgaaacttctgattcttatgaCGAAGAcgctaaagaaacatttctttatatgcCATtctaataagtttaaagtaaaggAGGATTTTTGTAATTGGTAATATGTCAAAACATttagtcaaagacacaaactcaggccaTTTTTGTATTCAGTACTATAAAGAACtagttgaaagtgttgggttggcaTGGAACAAGATGGCGAGTTTAACAACATGGTGTCcgagctttgactgagaaaaacacgCACAAAGCTTtcctaataaaataaagaacaatatcccaaccataaactctgaCCTCTACACTGGAAAGTTTGTgcaaagctgcattgaatattAGACATGTTATTGACCCAATTATCCCAGAGCTCAAAGTTATCAGAGCTAGGGGTCTTGATCACAGGCAGTTCAGAGAACTACTTGGATATTTGGAAACCTATCATTCCCATGTTCAGTACTACAGTGTTATCCGCTAGCTTAGCATGTTCAAGGTAATGAGAAAAACTTgagatctcaaggaagaaattgttttgtTCCTGTGACTTtgtaactaatatttctaaGGAAGAGTGAAAGATAGCCTTTATGTTTGCCATCAACAATGTCGCAGCGGCAACTGGTtatttgcacatgaaatgtatgtgcatgttaaatcttttcaaacaaagtcatcccatttctccaggcaagcaagtaAAGACAGGTTTTGACATTTGCTGAaatgtgaaactatttctagcaaaagggttgaaaagtacaagacttattctttgattgtggaatttgaaagcaaattttaagaagtCAAGAACTAAGAAACAGTTTTCAATATCATCAGTTCACCAATTAGCTGATTCCACTCTAGAGGACACACCTCCAAGCAAataatgacctgaaagagaagttcaagTAAGTTCTTCCACAGGAGTTTTATGGGTCTTTTCTAGAAACTGCATTTCCAAACTTAAAAAACATTGCTGTTAAAGTTTCCCATTATTAGGGTCCACATACATCTTTGAAAATAtgattgaaaataaacaagtgtaagtAGTCAAGAGGATAACAAccagtaagctagttccacagttcaggaacattatgcacaaatgtaaacagttaaatacttcataTTGACAACAACTATAATattaatgtcttcgattccgaagattaaggatgattacagtgtttcacatgacttcacaaacccagttgcaacctgcatattttcccgcatttcgttcagacaaagccattgtggtgaaatgttatAATGTTGGAGGCCACTATGAAGAGATTGttagtaaaattaatttaatttacaacTCTTGTTGTAACTTTTCAATACTGAgtgtaaaaaattaaagtaaatgtATATTACAGTACATATAAGAATTAAAAGATATACATAGTTagttatcatttttttctaagttgtaagtacacatatatacatatgtataagTGCGGAACCCcatccccaatttttttttaaatgcggccCTGGATGAAAAAATGTTGCCCACTCCTGATCTAGACAAACATTGTTCCTTAAGGTACCCTTTCTTTCAAGTTAACTATTCAAAGCTTTAGaggaaaatattttgtatttgttttcatacttatttttcttgttttttctgTGTTTAAAAACTACTGacatagacttttttttaggaTCATTCACTCCAGAAATTCACCTGAAGAGTCATGTTCACTCTTTGCAGTTCTTCTTCTTTGGCTGTCAGCTGAGATTCATGATTCTgaggaataaaaaatattttgtttactccATTTGTAACTTAGTTtgcatattttctattttttacacTTTGACTTCTGTATCAACCTTTATTATACTGCAATGTTCTGAACTTAGGGCTAGTCAAGCtttcattgtgtttatttcctCCTCCATCTTGTCTTGTAGTGACtggttctaaaaataaatctgtctGTATTTCCTGTTCAAACATCTCTGGGCTTATCACCAGGAGTTTCTCCTCAAGCTCACGGACCTTACTTTCCAATAGTTTTTTCTCTATGTCTGTTTTACTATCCCTTTGTCATGACAGCGATTTCTATTTAGAGAACAATTCATCCAGCTTATCTTTTAAAAGTTCTTCTTCACGTTTCGGCTGGTCATTATTCTGTTGAACACATTTCTCTTGTTTCACTAGGTCCATGCTTTTCCTATCTTGACTGATTTCAAGCTTATCCATCGCACATTTTCTTATCTCATCTAAACCATTTGCAGTGTTCATGTCCGTCTGGATATCAATGTCTCTTTTTTCAGTTGTTAAAGATAAATTGCTTTCCTCCTCCTCTTCTCCTTCACTGATGCAGTCTACTGCTGGGGGCTTGGAGCAGCTGTGGTCcttaaacttaataaaaaaaattaagcattatcaatagataattttaaagaaaactcTTGTATTTGTTAcctaaaaaattgaaaacaatgCAACATCTTTTAAGTTTGAGAGAGTGGTGTGAGACAATCATCACTTGAAATCATCTTTCTTTACATCTTTATCAGGTGGACTTTAACCATTTTAACGTTTAAATAGAAAAGTTTACAAAGTGGGATTCTTTTAATAGGTAACGTAAATGGTGTTTGAAGCTTAAatgttaaacaaataaaaaagtattgtcagtaaagttccccttagTGAAATATagggttatctgtttctgtggcccacagttaacaagagtgtcaCAAGGCCTGCATGATGactaacagcctttacttttcgccacttaatgtcaggtaccaattaaggcgcccaaagatcctgaaatgaaaaattccagtcttcaccaagagttgaacccgggacccccggctTGGAGGGCTAGCATTTACCAGGCCTcctaaaacaaatgaaacatgACATATAACATAAGCACAATAATTGCTGGCAgaaaaaagtgaacaaaatcTGGTGAAACAAAGATAGGCTCTGACATTACCCTGGGTAACAATACAGGTCTACAGACCAAAATAACTCTACTGGCTTGGAAGCTTTTTTTTCTGGGGGGACCTGTATGGCACAGTCAGATGTTAGCTTAGTACCTGGTCAATGTTGGCAGTTCAGAACTCAATGATTTAAgagcttatgcttcaccaaaTGTTATTAACTTTATACTTAAGTACCCTAGTGCTGCTTTGATTTGTTAAAtgtcatttgtttatttatccaTTTTAAAAGCTGCTGCGCCAACAAAGAACTCATTTTAAGTCTATTGTTATCCCATATGGGAGACAAACATATGCCAAagacagtcttttttggtgagctaaaaggtaaCAAAGGCGCCCTACAAaaatgcttcaaagaccagcttaggggtcaactttccttagctgacatagaacagagcacctggttacatgcggcctcagaatgagacagctggaggtcactcacaaaggccgcaggatacacatttgagaccaaaagaaaatccgctgccgaggacaaacacagacggcgaaaagaaaatccaaatcgaccacctgcaaacaatggttatgcttgccatggatgtggcaaaatatttaaatcacagctggggctgaggagccacgggaaatactgcattccttactaatctttggactcgaagacaagccttattattatcgtacaatacataaatattggttttataaaactttaaatgaaAAGTGCTAATTTATTTTAGCTATCACTAACAAACCTCTAAGTGATTCATAAAGTTCAACTTTTCCAGCAAGTTTTGATTTTCTTGTTGAAGTTTACTAATGACAGCATACAATttctgttaataaataaaaatagacagtTTTTCACCGACCCctaattcaattaaaaaaaaaatgtatatacatgatatcttatatcttattttCACTTTATGagcacaggttttttttcaagttcAACCTACCTTAAATGAATCCTCctgtaaaaagattttttgatAATCTTTGAAAGAAAGATTCAAATCCTCTATTTTTGGAGATCTGaagtaaaaaggtaaaaattgATTATGTAAAACATATTTAACTTACTAGCAGAGATTTAGACTTGTTAGAGTGCATGAGTTTGGCCTATTGTATAGTACACATATGGTCTTTTAATGAGCATATATATGTTTCAGAgaagcaaaaaacaaaagttatatttaatgttaacataagtttgtttaatttttagacAGATGGTTAGGTCTAGTACGAGGCACAGGTTCAAATATTTCTTgccataattattttcaacaTCTGATGGAATTATTAACTTGGCATGTTCATCATTCACTAGCCTGTTATGATTTCACTTCAATAacctttttgttattaaaaaaatgttatgaatgGTAAAGAATTAAGGAGAAATGTAAGtcctttttaataaaattaaataatcattaaaGGACCAAAAGTTATTTTAGTTTcagataacaaaataaaaaatgaaaactctCCTACTATGGAAaagttaaatctagatttagagactagtctctagatctagaatatattttaTGATCCAGATTTAAtaagaattatcttatcttacttatcttatataatacagaagttacttcaaaaaagaagatgattacatccaatgcgtcatgcatttagtcatgcatattaaccaatgacttaaattgtcttaaattctgccaagtcactggttttcctggctagctcagaattcttttgtattataattatacatatttacacaAACCTTATAAATAACACCTTTAAAACAGTGGAAACAGCAATCTTGAGATTATTATCCAATGTTCCACCTATCAGAAAAAGCAGAAGAAGAAAATGTAAGCTCCTTGCTTCAAAGACCTCAAACTTGGTAAAACATGGTGAAAGAAACAAATCCTGATGTTTaacaaagggaaactattcaacATTCATTTGTAAGTTATTGAAAcgtatatcttcttatcttatatgatacagatgcTACTTCAAAACCGAATATGATTATACAGGAGgaagaataaagaaaaattagtttcaaaatattaatgATGGGAAAGTTgatccaacaaaaaaaaatgctgttacTAAAGGATGATGGAAGTGTCATTCTGGAGAAAACATGTAGAAAGTAAGGCAAGGGTTTATTCTAGAGCTAAGAGATTGAGTCCAGTGGAGAACATAGCATGAAAATTGTCCACTGCTTACAGAAAGAGCACATGCATAAgtcaaaaatacaaaatttgttAAAGTCTGTTGGCTGGAGGGCAGTATGCTGGCTGGTGGAGACAATTTCACAAGTGATAAGTAcacatttaaatgtttgttgATTTTTATTTGGGAAAACaatggttttttaaaaatatttcaatgaaaagaaatgaaaaaaatcaaaagaaaaaaaaatgctcacaATAAATCCTAAAAAAGACATACATAGCTTCTAATTTTCTTGACTTTTATATACAATATGATAGTtgtaaagaagatgattatgtccgaCGCgttatgcattcagtcatgcatattaaccaatgacttaaattctgccaagtcactggttttcatggctaactcaggcaacccattcagtgctctaatagcactagggaagaaggagcatttgcacaaatttgtcctggcatatgggatgaggaatgtgcctttatctttgtgtctttctgagtattttattaaattttgtttttgtctttgaagattatggtttagcgttttatgtataattgctactttacttttgagtcttttatcctgaaggctttctaaatttagtgattttactaaaggtgttactctagtcaaatgtgaatattcgtttgttatgaatctcactgctctattttgtgtctgttccagtttcttaatgttttcttgagataaggggtcccaaacagaggatgcatattctattattggtctaacAAAGGTTaagtaatattttagttttatgttcttatttgatttatagaaatttcttttaataaaccctaatgctttgtttgattttttttatagtttcatcaatatggagattccatgacagttcttcatttattataacacctagtattttgcatttttagtcagTGTTACTGGTTTATCATGAATAAGAAAAGTGGaattaaattgttttagtttttttgtttctcttaataactgacatttttctgggtggaaagacatgctccaatttgattcccatttctgtaattcaactaattctctttgtaaaatttctgtatcttgtgtttttattgttctatatactATGCAATCAtttgcaaataatctgacttttgttcctgaactaatgcaatttggtaaatcgtttatgtaagGCCCATTCTAGCTGCACTGTCCGAAATGATGCTTATCTTCTCTTGTATCTGCTGTTGTGTGTGAGAAAGAAGTGCCAGGTCATCTGCAATGTCAAGGTCGTCTAGCTTCTTCCAGTGTCCACTGTATACTATTCCACTTCTGAACAGCAACTTCTGCCAGTCATCCCCTAATATGACTTCCGGatgatatttgtaattttttcaggCACTCCATACTGTCTCAGTAATCTCCAGAGGGTCTGCCTGTCCATGCTGTCAAACATCTTCTCATAGTCTACAGAACTGACAGAGAGAGGGGAGTTCCATTTCATGGACTGTTCCAGAATGATTTGTAGCGTCGCTACCTGATCTGTGCATGATCTCTCCTTACAAAATCCAGCTTTCATTCAGTTAAGCAGAATGCAGTTAAACACTTTACCTGGCATGGACAGCAGTATTATCCCTTGATAGTTGGAGCAGGAACTAAAATCACATTTCTTGGGGAGTTTGATGAGGTAGCTCTCCTTCCACTCTGGTGGCACTTCTTTTTCCCATATCTTGACGAAGAGGGGTATGGTTACTTCACATTGGGATGCTGTCAGGTCCTGCAGATCTGTCATTCTTCAATTGCTTGATTGCGCTGCAAATCTCTTTCTTAGTGGGTGCACTGCACTTGATAGGCAGGCCTCTTGCAGCTGGTGGTATCTCTGTGGTGAGTTTGCATGAGTAGATCTGTTAAGTAGCCTCCTGGAAATCCTCGATCCATCTCTTTGTGATATCACTTCACCATTCTTGCCATTTACTTGTCTCTCTGGCTTAGCAAATTTTCCAGATTTTGATGACTTAGTACAGGTCATTGGTACTGTTCTGAAGGGCTGTTTGGTACTGTTCTGAAGGGCTGTTTCTTCTGCTTTTGCCATGCTTCATTGTAGTTCCTCCTGTCTGTTCTTATGCTATGCTTGGCATTCCTATCTATTTCAGCATATTCTTTTTTGTGCTTTTCCTTTTGCTGCTCTTGTTTTACTGTTGTTCATGCctgctttcttctctcttctttcttttatcatCTGAAGAGTTTCTGTTGAAATCCACTCCTTGTGTGTTTATGACTTGGACTCTAGTACTTCTTGGCATGTACACTTTCTGCCACGTCTATTTTCTACTGTTTCCTCTTCAAGCAGCTCTTTTAGGAGCTGGAACTTATTTGATAAAATGACCTTGAACTCTTACCATTTTCGCAGTCTTTCAGAACAATGGTGTTGTAGTGTTGGCATTGGCTGGACACTCCAGTCCAACTCTTCTTCAGCTTCAGTCTCACTCTGGCGATCAGAAGATGATGATCTGAAGCAACAACTGCTCCTATCACCAAGTTGCTTGTGGCACCAGGGGTGCCACCCATGAGACCAAGTAAACCCTGAAACCAGAAtttccaaattttacaaaccctgAAATCATAAACCCCAAACTTTACCAACCCTGAAACGTACCGCATATAAAATTTAAGCACCAAAATtttacgaaagaagaacagtatTAAATTACTACCTAGATCTGTATCATAATATGCCCCCccatgttttaaatatgtaattagtaagcttatcattataataaatagagtttgtgtgtatttattgataaagcttgtaatacaagttaagaggatttagtacaattttatattaacaatgtttgtaacccccccccccccaacacacagttattttaaatgatgtttctctcttaacattttttccctCATTATTCTTTTGAAGCAGCCTACTTTAATCAACATTGATAAAACTGATTCCATCAATGTACACGCATGGACCTGTAAATCTATTGCAACAAGATAAAATTGATTTTGAGATTTAGTACAGATCTACTCCAAAATGAACATTAagatttagtttctaatatttaaatgtagacctagatgGCTAGAATGTGCTGGACTGCctatacataattataatttatttgtataaaaaaaaaactataaatctaTTGACCAATCAATCTATTTTTTCTAGCCTTCAGGCGAATGCAAACTTActaatttaattcttcaatcATTGATTCTAGTTCTGATCTAAAAACGATATAAATatcctaaatctagatcctacTTCTATAATACTGTAGACATAGGCTAAGGCTCTATGTCTATATGGAAcctatacaaattttaaaatataaaacacgggaaaaaaaaaaattttctcactcgtgaatttttttttctttctatttctagatctaggactagccgCTAGGTACgcgagtagatctagactattctagactatatctatactaaatacaagactttacagtatagatcagatctagattgatcatagaaatagatctagactctaaatcgaGCCGATTCGAGGCGCGTtccgtagatctagaaattctctatagatctagaatgtttacacttttttgtcacttaaaaaaaaaaatactgtaccgGTAAATAAAGCTTAGTGCGCATGCAAAGTGAAAGTCTCGCGAATAGCGAGATATGAGACTGgtcgattttgtttaaaaatggcgGCTCGCGCGATCGGAActaacaaactaaaattaacGGGGGAAAATGACCAGAAATTtcgaaaaaatctaaatcaactaaaaccctggatttttacaaaattgtagaAGGCAAACCCGGAGGGGGGGAAAATCGGACCCATCAAAACCCGGATATCTTCaaatctttctccatttttgtTCCACCTAGTCTATGCTTTCACATGATCTACTTATATCCTATGAGAGCATTGAAGTCACCCATTATGATGAGGATGTTCTTTTCAGGTCTGTCATATATGATCGTAGTCTGCCTGTTGTAAAAATTATCCTTCTCCTCCTCTTTACTGGGGGTGTAGCATTGGACAATATCTAAGGTCTAAGTTAATTCTCTTCTTCACTGTGTGGAAAGAGGTTATTATTCGTGGCCCATGCGCATCCCAACCAATAAA is part of the Biomphalaria glabrata chromosome 2, xgBioGlab47.1, whole genome shotgun sequence genome and harbors:
- the LOC129924414 gene encoding uncharacterized protein LOC129924414 isoform X2, yielding MLLPHQFEVFEARSLHFLLLLFLIGGTLDNNLKIAVSTVLKVLFIRSPKIEDLNLSFKDYQKIFLQEDSFKKLYAVISKLQQENQNLLEKLNFMNHLEFKDHSCSKPPAVDCISEGEEEEESNLSLTTEKRDIDIQTDMNTANGLDEIRKCAMDKLEISQDRKSMDLVKQEKCVQQNNDQPKREEELLKDKLDELFSK
- the LOC129924414 gene encoding uncharacterized protein LOC129924414 isoform X1, which encodes MLLPHQFEVFEARSLHFLLLLFLIGGTLDNNLKIAVSTVLKVLFIRSPKIEDLNLSFKDYQKIFLQEDSFKKLYAVISKLQQENQNLLEKLNFMNHLENHESQLTAKEEELQRVNMTLQKFEKDNKVLQAMLKHTEVCEQKAPEVPNFQVIKKIELAYSRKMEEFERSIFGKDCNKMGAEFQSAVPMQGGAIGEPGERKSSSEKNGSVRGRTLIKETKMPEINEQSWRSKKK